The Capra hircus breed San Clemente chromosome 2, ASM170441v1, whole genome shotgun sequence genome window below encodes:
- the HTR2B gene encoding 5-hydroxytryptamine receptor 2B yields MYVHFHFIEFEILFLRKESTLALSVWHGYKALKKQMTSLATDHADQCPESDQIKEKHRMAFSFRIFEQHTSPGHVLQSSFDHLISSNWSGLQTESIPEKMKQTGEEQGNKPRWAALLILTVIIPTIGGNILVILAVSLEKKLQYATNYFLMSLAVADLLVGLFVMPIALLTIMFEATWPLPLVLCPAWLFLDVLFSTASILHLCAISVDRYIAIKKPIQANQYNSRATALIKIIVVWLISIGIALPVPIKGIETDVANPNNITCVLTKDRFGSFMLFGSLASFFTPLAIMIVTYFLTIHALQKKAYLVKNKPPQRLTWLTVSTVFQRDETPCSSPEKVAMLDGFHKDKTLPNARSDILMRRMSTVGKKSVQTISNEQRASKVLGIVFFLFLLMWCPFFITNVTLVLCDSCNQMTLNMLLEIFVWIGYVSSGVNPLVYTLFNKTFRDAFGRYLTCNYRAPTSVKTLGKCSSNIYFRNPMAENSIFFMKHGMRNGINPAMYQSPMRLRGSTIQSSSIILLDTLLLTENEGDKTEEQISYV; encoded by the exons ATGTACGTacactttcattttatagaatTTGAAATTCTCTTTTTAAGGAAGGAGTCAACTTTGGCCTTGAGTGTTTGGCATGGGTACAAAGCCTTAAAAAAGCAGATGACCAGCTTAGCTACTGACCATGCTGATCAGTGTCCGGAATCAGATCAAATCAAAGAAAAACATCGAATGGCTTTCTCTTTTAGAATATTCGAGCAACACACAAGTCCTGGGCATGTTTTGCAGAGCTCATTTGACCACTTAATCTCTTCTAACTGGTCTGGATTACAGACAGAATCGATAccagagaaaatgaaacagactggtgaggaacagggaaatAAGCCGCGCTGGGCAGCTCTTCTGATACTCACGGTGATAATACCCACAATTGGTGGCAACATCCTTGTTATTCTGGCTGTTTCACTGGAGAAAAAGTTGCAGTATGCTACCAATTATTTCCTAATGTCCCTGGCAGTGGCCGACTTGCTGGTTGGATTGTTTGTGATGCCGATTGCCCTCTTAACAATAATGTTTG aggCTACGTGGCCCCTGCCACTTGTTCTATGCCCTGCCTGGTTATTTCTTGATGTTCTTTTTTCTACTGCATCCATCCTGCATCTCTGCGCCATTTCAGTGGATCGTTACATAGCCATCAAAAAGCCAATCCAGGCCAATCAATATAACTCACGAGCTACAGCATTAATCAAGATTATCGTGGTGTGGTTGATTTCAATAG GCATTGCCCTTCCAGTTCCTATTAAAGGGATAGAAACTGATGTGGCTAACCCAAACAACATCACCTGTGTGCTGACAAAGGATCGTTTTGGCAGTTTCATGCTCTTTGGCTCATTGGCTTCCTTCTTCACACCCCTGGCCATCATGATTGTCACCTACTTTCTCACTATCCATGCTTTACAGAAGAAAGCTTACTTGGTCAAAAACAAGCCACCTCAACGCCTAACATGGTTGACCGTGTCCACAGTTTTCCAAAGGGATGAAACACCTTGCTCATCACCAGAAAAAGTAGCAATGCTGGATGGCTTTCACAAGGACAAAACTCTGCCCAATGCAAGATCTGACATACTTATGCGAAGAATGTCCACAGTAGGAAAGAAGTCAGTGCAGACCATTTCCAATGAACAGAGAGCCTCAAAGGTTCTCGGGAttgtatttttcctctttttacttATGTGGTGCCCCTTTTTTATTACAAATGTAACTTTAGTTTTATGTGACTCGTGCAACCAGATGACTCTCAACATGCTCCTGGAGATATTTGTGTGGATAGGCTATGTTTCCTCAGGGGTGAATCCTCTGGTCTACACTCTCTTCAACAAGACATTTCGGGATGCATTTGGCCGGTACCTCACCTGCAATTACCGAGCCCCCACATCAGTAAAAACCCTTGGAAAATGCTCCAGTAATATCTACTTTCGGAATCCAATGGCAGAGAATTCTATATTTTTTATGAAACATGGAATGCGAAATGGCATTAATCCTGCCATGTACCAGAGCCCAATGAGGCTCCGAGGCTCAACCATTCAGTCTTCATCCATCATTTTACTAGATACACTTCTCCTCACCGAAAATGAAGGTGACAAAACTGAAGAGCAAATCAGTTATGTATAG